From Nonlabens sp. Ci31, the proteins below share one genomic window:
- the atpE gene encoding ATP synthase F0 subunit C, which produces METAYNLIGAGLIVIGGGIGLGQIGGKAMEAIARQPEAAGKIQTAMIIIGALLEGLAFGALLLGKN; this is translated from the coding sequence ATGGAAACAGCTTATAATTTAATTGGTGCAGGTCTTATCGTTATCGGTGGTGGTATCGGTCTTGGTCAAATTGGTGGAAAAGCGATGGAAGCTATCGCTCGTCAACCAGAAGCAGCTGGAAAGATCCAAACTGCGATGATTATCATTGGTGCACTTCTTGAAGGACTTGCATTTGGAGCTCTTTTATTAGGTAAAAACTAA
- a CDS encoding F0F1 ATP synthase subunit B: MLDLINDFSPGLFFMQALILIILIVLMRKFAWKPILEALNQREDGIANALASAEQAKVEMANLEASNQAAAQEARAQRDEMIKDAREIKEKMIADAAGEAQEKADKIIASAQEAIESEKKAALADIKSQVAELSVSIAEKLTRKELSEKDAQLALIDKMLAEANI; encoded by the coding sequence ATGTTAGATTTAATAAATGATTTTTCACCAGGCTTGTTTTTCATGCAGGCACTTATACTCATCATCTTAATAGTATTGATGAGAAAATTTGCGTGGAAACCTATTCTTGAAGCTCTTAATCAAAGAGAAGACGGAATCGCTAACGCACTTGCAAGTGCAGAGCAAGCTAAGGTTGAAATGGCAAATTTGGAAGCTTCAAATCAAGCGGCAGCGCAAGAAGCTCGTGCTCAACGAGACGAGATGATTAAAGATGCTCGTGAGATCAAAGAAAAAATGATTGCAGATGCTGCTGGTGAAGCTCAAGAAAAAGCAGATAAAATTATTGCTAGTGCCCAGGAAGCTATAGAGTCTGAGAAAAAAGCTGCACTTGCAGACATCAAATCTCAAGTTGCTGAACTTTCTGTAAGCATAGCTGAAAAATTAACTCGCAAAGAGCTTTCTGAAAAAGATGCTCAACTTGCCCTTATCGATAAAATGCTTGCAGAAGCAAATATCTAG
- the atpH gene encoding ATP synthase F1 subunit delta, with translation MKLSRAASRYAKAILSLAIDENKAAAVNEDMKSILVTVSKNKELRDFLSSPVVKADQKRAVLHNIFKDANDVTKKTFDLLVANKRTEIVLDVATSFIVLFEELNKREIATVTTAVEITANLEKKVLAKAKELAGKEVTLEKVIDPSILGGFVLRVGDREINASVQNKIGELKRTFASN, from the coding sequence ATGAAATTATCAAGAGCTGCATCACGTTACGCAAAAGCTATTCTCTCTCTAGCAATAGATGAGAATAAAGCTGCTGCTGTAAATGAAGATATGAAAAGCATCCTTGTTACTGTTTCAAAAAACAAGGAGTTAAGAGATTTTCTTTCTAGTCCAGTCGTAAAGGCCGATCAAAAACGTGCCGTATTGCACAATATTTTCAAGGATGCCAATGATGTGACCAAGAAGACTTTTGACCTGTTGGTTGCTAATAAGCGTACAGAGATCGTCTTAGACGTAGCAACAAGCTTTATAGTTCTTTTTGAAGAATTGAATAAGCGTGAGATTGCAACTGTGACCACAGCTGTAGAAATCACAGCAAATCTTGAGAAGAAAGTACTTGCTAAGGCTAAAGAATTGGCAGGTAAAGAAGTAACACTTGAGAAAGTCATCGACCCGAGTATTTTAGGTGGTTTTGTTTTAAGAGTAGGGGATAGAGAGATCAACGCAAGTGTACAAAATAAAATTGGCGAGCTTAAAAGAACCTTTGCTAGTAACTAG